The genomic segment TCTATTAATGCCGCCCATTGAGACTATCTCAGCGTACGCCGCTGGCTCCTTGTTCCCGTTAAACCTTATTGCCAATGATCCCTTCAGTATCACCATCACGAACTGCGCCCATTGCatgcatatattattatttattcaaaacaaaAACGATCAAAGAGAGACAGAGAACAAACTATTATTagctaatgatgatgatgatgtgcTTGAAAAGCACGCAATTAATTAACTTATCTAAAACCACTTCTGTCTGAATGATGTTAAAGGTGATGAGATGGTTTGGTGGGCTAGACTGTAGCAGAAATGCTTTAATCATGTTATGACTCCGTAGGGACCAGCTTCTCCCATTTGCCCTCTTCTCTTCTTCTCCGAGTGAGTGCATCCTTACGTACTCATACAGACAATTGCCATGATAGAGGACCACAAAGGAAATTGAGGTTCCTCTAATCTAATTTATATTAGATATATTTCTTTGATAGCATACCAAATCTAGGGACTAGGGCCATGTTTTCACCCTTTTTTTAATTCATAGTTTCTCATCTTGTTGCTAAAGCCAATACAATATTTGATATTGCTGGAAAATTACATGCTACACCCTGTTGCACAATCATCCAATATTACAAACCACTATCTATAAACACACATGTAATATATCTTCTATCAAAttaaaccccttttttttttctattttcattgACTTTAGATATTTGATACTCAGCAGCTGGCTCTTCCCCTGAACTGAATCTATCAATATTTTTATCACCAAAGTTTTTCCttttatataaagaaaaaaaagaagtcaaATGATTAAGTTAAACAAGGAATGAATGGAATATTATGCCGTTCATGGTAATCTTGGTCATGTTACCATCTAGATGAAAACATGGAAGCTTTCCATCCATGACCAAAACGATAGAAAGCAAGAAACAGAGTAAAAGTAGATAAAATCATAacataaaagagaaagaagagaTTACGTGTTCAGGTCTTCCGATAATGGAGGCGACGGCCCTGGTGGCTTGAGAGAAGAGGGGATCGGTGTCAACCTCGTCTAAGTTGAGGTTAGTTGAGATGTAAAGGCAAGGCATATCCGCTCTCTATATCTCTACCTTTGCTGCTTTTTAATTCTGATGGAGCATACGCAAATGAATGCAAAGCAAGGTAGCTTCTCCTTGCCTTTATATAGGAAATTTTAGGATGAATGTTGCGGAGGGACATATTGGAAAGGGTAAACTACGGTGGAGGCGGAGGTCGCAATCTTGGACAACCCAAATAAAAATTGGGAAACGCGGTATAaccgctctttttactcttaatTTTCTTTCACACAACTATGGACCGACTTCCACTTTTGACTAATTTCTAATGTATCTACAATATTACTACAACTAAACGatgcattcaattttttttacagaaAAAGTAGTTAAATAATTACATAATCTGATCCATTCCCTTAGCGAGGATACTCGtacaagcataaatcatatgttatatgttaaattagtttaattagTCTATCAACTTTCTAATTTTCTTCTCTGAAAATGTAACGAATATACTAATACTCAATCCGTATTAATAATTAATAGATTCTCCTAATCAatttcattttatctttttatacaaTAATACATATGACAACATTTGAACTTATTATTATAACTAGAGTAAGTGCTCAACTTCCCCATAAATCATGTAACATTAATGTgggtttctttttctctttttctgcATATCATTTCGCTCTCTCCTATGATAATTATTCTAatcttattattatatttagtgAATCTTTTTTGCAAATACGGACACCAAATCtacaaatttaaaacttcaaaaatagTATCAAATTAGTTAAATACTTAATATATACTAAATTATGATAAATTCAAGATGCgggtgaaaaataaaattatataacaaatatatttataagaaattaatacaatttacaAATAGGAATCTCGTTGAACGATATTATGTGtttgtattttgttgtttttctatataaaagatataaaatgaaAGCATGCccttaaaataatacaatttaccTACATTCCAAAAAATCGTGCACCACAAATAGGAACTAATAAAGAGGCCTGCGATCCCATAGAAAGACATCACGATTCCTtgtgaaaaaaaaactatttactGAGACGAAAATAAAGATATCAAATTTCTACCAAGATAACTAGAAATTCTAACTAATAAAAACCCTAATGaaccaaaaaaagaagaaggataAAGGCCCAGCAGAAATTGCTTGTTTTTTGAGATCCCACTATAAATTTTATCTATATAGATTTTGATCTCCAACTCATACATACTAGGTCCAATTTACATTTTATTCGAATTGAGGGAATAACCAAAAAAAATcgactttattttttttgttttcgaaGTAACTCTCATCAACTAGTACTATTTTGATATGAACTTTTAGAAGAAATTCATCAAATTGCTTCGATCTAAAATCATTCCCTTTATATGATCGCCTATACGGATCTACTAGATATATAGACTTTAATTTCATACACCCGTTCAGTATCGATCCACTTGCTATAATTCATTTAACCCTATATCATGTTTACGTATGCATAAGAGAGGCTTTTTAATTTATGTTCGGTTCGGGGAAAGTCAGATATTATACAATATTCTACTAAATAGGTATCCATGACATCTTAGtcttgaaaaaaaattgtttcataATTGAGTTGAAACTTGATTAATGGTTAACACCAATTCAATC from the Gossypium hirsutum isolate 1008001.06 chromosome D09, Gossypium_hirsutum_v2.1, whole genome shotgun sequence genome contains:
- the LOC107890930 gene encoding macrophage migration inhibitory factor homolog produces the protein MPCLYISTNLNLDEVDTDPLFSQATRAVASIIGRPEHFVMVILKGSLAIRFNGNKEPAAYAEIVSMGGINREVKRRLIATLGTILENTLSIPTTRFVLKVYDINANRSKL